In Lolium rigidum isolate FL_2022 chromosome 3, APGP_CSIRO_Lrig_0.1, whole genome shotgun sequence, the genomic window ATGGCTCACACCATCAGTTTTAAGTTACAGACAGTTGTTATACGAATCTACTTTCAGTTAGCACTTTATCTTCAAATGGAAATGTGTGATGTCCCCAGTCCTCTATAAATGTATTATTACTTGGAGAACCTGTGCTGTAAAAGATATATCAGTTCGCAAGATTACCAGATCTTTAATGTTTTTTTCGAAGTAACCATATATTTCATTAGACAATCTGGAGATTACATGTATGGTCATCACTCGAGACAGACATGCTTGTCAAACGAACTTGCACAACCAAACCCACAAGAAGTAAAACTAAATTTCACCATTGGAGAAATTTGTACCTTGCCAATTGTAGTCCACCATCGTCCTCCGGGGCCACCAAGGAAGTGTCAATAAAAGAGACAAACATCCGCCATACCCAGATCTGGAAGAGCACCGAAAAAAGAGGCAAATATCCACCATACCTAGATCTGGGAGAGCACCTTCGCATACAAGGATGCTTTCCGAGCCCATGAATCGGACCGTCGCAAGCAACGAAACCGAGACTTTGTTGTAGGTTTGTTTGGTGTCTTGCAGTTGGATGTGTGGATGAGGAAAGGCGGCGACGTTCCTCTTCTCCGACTGCGTAATCTTGAATTTGAACACAAAAGATAAGATATGGATATTTGAACGGCATAATTCAAAATTCGCCGAAGATTCAGATTTTTTCACCCTAAAACAAGAGCAAAAGGGCCACATTCCCCTGACTCCCCGAGGTAAGAGTTAAATCCACATTTTAACCTTCCTGTCGAGCAAAGCAAACCCTCCCCAAAACCACGGCTGGTTCCCCCTTCCGTCCGCccctccgccggcgccggcgagaaTGCCCGAGCCGCAGGCCATCCTCCCGCTCCGCGCGCTGCCGCCGGACGCGCCGCTGCCCTTCCCCCCGCCGTTCCACCAGcagtcccccgccgccgccccctccgccGCCCCCACCACCGCCCTAGTCCCGGCCACGCCCACGAACCCGACTCCTCCCCCTCCCCTTCCCcttaccctggccgcgccgcccgcctccaCGCGGCCGCCGCACCCATGGGAGATAGCCGCGCGCGCCTGGCTCGAGTCCTTCCCCGACGGCCGCCCTCCCACGGAGCCCGAGGTGGACGCCTACATCGACGCCCACCGCCCCGACCTCCCGTCCCTCCCCCGCTCCCAGCTCCACcagcgcctcctcgcgctccgcgGCGACCAGGTAACCCCCATCTACCCCTCCCCCCCTCTCATACGCGATTCGCGCATCGGTTCGTTTTACTACTACCTGATTCCATCGTGGTCAAGTACTGATCAACTTGAGCTCTCAGTAATCTTCATCACGAATCGTGATAAATTTATGTCCGTGGGACTAGCTTTTGAGTGAATATTGTCCGTGGGTTCCTCAAATGCTCAACTGGCACTAGCCATTCAAAAGTTAGCTCGTCAAGTTAGGCTTCCCTGAACTTGATTTCCTATTAGTTTTACTGGAACCCTAGTTCGAGCACATCAAACTCTTTACTTCAGCAACATGTTTCTGAGCTCCATTAGCAAAACGTGATCTGCAAAATAGCTCTTAAATCTGCTAGCAGGATTTTTCTTCAATTCTTCTAGTGGCAAAGGAAGCTAATTTTAGGGTGCAATTTTGTTTCTCGTTCCCTCCCACCAGGTGTTAGACCCGGACCAAAGCGCGTTCCCGTACAGGTTCCAGCGAACCGATCTCTGGAAGCCTGTGTATCAGTGGCTGGAGACTCTCGAGATGGAGACTCTAGTTGAGTCAAAGCAGATATCGGACTGGCTTGCAGCCAACCCGCAGGTGATGAACAGGCTGGTCGAGAAGCACTCCAAATACCATCTCATACACTACAGCCAGCGGATGCACTTGAAGTTGCTCAAGAAGAGGGGCAAGTTGCCAAAGGTacatactttttttttgaaccaCTTGAAGTAGCTCATATTGGTATCTCATGTTGCTGTTTTCTTTCCACGGGTTTGTTCTGTGAATACGTCTTGCTATCCTTGCAAATAACATTCTGATCGGCTATTTCTCAATCGCTTGAGAAAGGATAACTGGATGGGGAGAGTTGTTTTGCTCAACGTTGGATCTCACACAACTGTCGCTGTGGGTTTCATCGTCCTCTCTGGCAGTGACAGTGCGTTGGGTTAGGGTTCAGGTTCGATTTTAGGTTCAGGGTGGGGATTATTTGTTGGGAGGATAACTGGATGGGGAGAGCCGGTTTGTTGATCATAATGGCAGATGGAGGCGATGGCTTTAGCCGCTAGAGACGGAGAAGGAGGGAACAAGATGTAATGGAATGTGATTTGGAGGAGCGCTGGGAAGAAAGAGAGGCTGTTGTTGGCTGTGTATTTAGATCCAACGACTTACATCATCTTCTGCTTTTCAACAATAAGCAAGCGACTTTGCAGCTGGTGTGAATTACTCTAGATAGTCCTTGCATGATGGAAATTCATGTTCTTTTCTTGTTTCCCTTTACTGTTTTTTTCCTTGAAGATACTAGCTTTACACAATTAAATGCTTCAATAACAGACTCTACAACTTTCTGCGGCTAGAGCCACATTCCAGCGAAGTTCTGTTCCAGTGACCCCACCAGAAAGTGCAATGACCTTACCACTATCTCTGCCTCCAGTGACAGGTTCTACTTaattgattttatatttttttatagaaGTGATTCATGGTATCTTTAATCATATGCATTCTGCTTCACTGTAGGTGGATTTCCAGGTGGCAGTGCAACCATATCTCCAGGTGTCAGTGCAGGCAGATCTCCAGTAGAAGGTGCAGGGAAATCTCCAGGTGGCACTGCAACAATAAGGGACAAAGATATGTCGTTGTCTAAAAAGAAAGAAGCTCTCCTCAAATATGAACTGTATGCACCTGACTTTTGTACTGTACTTAGGGTTATCAATGAACTTGCTACACTCACTGATGGCCTTTGATAATATATCTTTACATATATTTCAGTTTGACAGATTTGCAGAATCAGTTGACCAGCGTGCTGTTAAAGCAGTGTCGTACTGTCGCCATCAAAGATACAGATTCACTGTATATGGATATTCAGAAGTCAGAGACTGGCATATGCATACAAGAAGGGACAACTATTGCAAGCACGTCAAATCTTGCAGATGTGCCAAATATTTATGTCAACGAACAGCAAAACTCAGGAGGAGCAATCGAGAGTGAATTTggccaaaagagaaagagaaacccTATCATTGTTACACCTGCGTGGTGTTTCAGTGAAGCTGCACCAGGTTCGTCCTTTTTCTTGGTGGTAAGATCATCTGTTTTTCTGTTAGATACAAGTTAATTTGCAGACTTAAGATGCATCTTTTGGCCGTTCGATGTATATTATGCGGAGTCCGGGCATCTTGTTTAATCTATCAAAATGCCATGCCAGAAGCCTTTCAGTTTTTTCTTCTGCCAAGAGCCTTTCATTTCTGCAGTCATATAATTGGAAATTTGCTATTAAGATCTGTATCAACTGAAAGTCATGTTACAGGAACCTTGGAGCATGAACAAAATTCTAGTTCACATAGTGATGGTGCAAGAAGTTTCAATATGTGGAAGGGACATGCTAGTCCATCGTTTCTGCATAGATCTATTAAGAAAAATCTATTATACTGCCTAGAGGGGCGTGAAATTGGTAGCAACTGGTCTCAAGCTTGTTCTAATGGAGGTTATGTGGGAAGGAATTGTGAAAGATGGACCCCGTTTCTTGAAGGCATGTTTGTTTTGGTCTCTAGACAATAGTGTTGTTCAACAGTGCTTTGTTATTTTTGGACCTATAGTTTTCTATTTCGATTTTCTAATCATAATAGTTTTTTCTTGATTCCAATATTAGGATGGAATTCACCTGCAGTCCAGTTTGAAGGGCCTGCAGTACAAGCTGTAAGGAAAAGTTATTTATCTTGGCATCCAACTTCATTTGCTTATACGTCAAGTGCTCCTTCTGCTCAGCCTCATGACAGGGTATGGATCTTTCAAATGTTGGGTAATGCAATTTGCTACTTGTTCAAATGGTTGATAATTTAGTCCATTAGTTTGCCTTTGTTCCCTTTAAGCTTATGTAATACTACtttctccgtcccaaaatataaggcacacTATTTTTCGCACGGTCTTTGATGCACAACTTGACCACTAATATCTACATAATTATATGGATTCAGAATGTATAAATGATATCGCTGTATTTGTCTTGCAAACCTCTTTCATTGCATATGTATTTTATATAAATTTTATGAACATATATAACTGCAGATCCTAGTCAAAGTTCTAAGTAGTTGACCAGTGAAATTTAAgggcgccttatattttgggacgaggGAGTATCAGATGTAGTTTAAGAAGCCTAAAACCGAACAGGCAGTTGTACTGGAAAAGGAGTAGAACCACTGAACTCGCAGGCTTGGTTTGCTTGAAAGGCTGTTCTTGCGAAAAACCAGGTGTACCAGACTAGTTCCTTAACAAATGAGCCAACTGAGACGGTTTGATTGAACCAAATTGAAAGGTGAAAAAAGAGGAGCGATGCTCAGGCTAGCGAATCTTATGTGCTTAAATACTTGGTTGAACATTGTCAGCATATCTAATATGTGGTTTATTTTCTGTCATTGTTATATTACAGACAAGATAAACTTTTACGTGGGGTATAGAGCTTAAATAATTTTTTGTTGCCACCCTGTTTAAGCATCCATTAATTTGCAAATCTGAGTAATGTAGCTATGCTTGATTGTGCTCTTTGTTCGTTATAGAATGAAGTGCACTATATGTCCCTAAACTTGTGTGGGTGTTACTTGGTTCCATGAACTTGGGAATTGTACATTCGGGTCTGCGGGCTTGTGTAAGTGTGTCAATAGAGGTCCAAGCCACATTTAATTAACAAATGATGATCATGTGACACTTTGGCTCTGTTTAAGACAAAGTTTGATTTATGTGATTACTGACTAAGACCAATCAGAGCTCGTGTAAGGTACCTGACAAGATGACATGCAGAAACCTCCTTCGAGTCCAAACATAAGTTCTCCAATGATACCAAACGGCGATCACATGGTCAAATTGCGATTTAGGATGAGCTAAGGAGTCATTGCGTCTTACTAACAAAATAGTTTTGGACTTGTGCTGACTCACTTATACAAGCTTATAGACCTAATGTGCAACTTTCATGTCCAGAGACCCAAGTGACATGTCCATGCAAGTTGAAGGACCTTGGTGTGCTTTATTACTCTTTATTTTACCAATATAAGTATTTCCGTTCTTAAATTTTATACTTTGTAATGGCTCAGCAAGGTGTACGCAAAGTTCTTGATGTAAAATTTCATCCTGAAGGATTGCCTCAGCTTGTTTCTTGCTCCAATGAGGTTAGTTCCTTTTATGATTATCTGTCCATTTTTGCACTTAAATATTTTCTAACAGTGAGGGGGTCCCTGGGAAGGGGGCTGGCAACAAGCATGGCAATTTATATGCAAATTCTGCTGCTGCCATAGTGAAATGCCTTGATACGTCCCTATTATTCTTTGGAttcttatttgttattttgtagtTGCATTCGTTTGATGCATATAACATATTATTCCATCAATCCAGGCACCAAATGAATTATTGCTTTTCAATCTTCTTTCTGGAAGGGCTATTCAACTTAGAGGCCATAATACTAAGGTATGCCCTACAAGTTCGTTCATGTTGTAGCTCCGTTCTTTTGATGCATCTACCCAAGTACGCGTATAAAGTATCTTCTGAGCTAGTGAATCCATACTGCCTTCCTCTGTCCTTTGGTGCTTGGAAAAAAGTATACTTTCCTAGCTAGGATAGAGTAACTCAAGAGTTAACGATCACTGCCATTAAAAAAGGAAGTAATCTTATAACATGCTCAACCCTCTTtctcctgcaatatttacttgTCATTTTTCATGCTTAAACATTTATTTCAAGCATGCCCAACAAGGAGAACATGTGAACCTTTATAAGCACCCGTTTCTTCCGTAACCATGCTACTGCTACATAAAAGAAATTCACAAATACAGTCCTATGCTAGTGCTAACTATCCTTAACTTTCGGTACTCGCCATAAGATGTTTGTTTGGGATTTTGTATTTGGCATTCCTTACATTTTTTTTAGCCTTTTTACTATGATTATTAATAGTGTTTCATTTGGTACTGTTGAATTACTTTCAGATCCAGGCAACCTCATTTGCAGTTAAAGGAGCAAGCGTTGTATCTTGTGGTTCCAATTTACTAAAGGTGACAGTAGAGCTTTCTTCTCTGTTCAATACTAACCGATGCAACAAAAAAGGAAAGAACAATGTTAATATATTTTTTAATCAAAATAATAGGTATGGGACTGCATAACTGGCTCTTGCCTCTATACCCTGGGCGGTGATGACCAAAATTCAGTGGGGCATACTCAAAATATTAATGCTATGGCAGTGAATAAATGGCAGTCCTGTATGTCAACTCTCATGAGCTTTATTTATGTGTGTTTACTAAGTACAAAGGATTATCAGTTTGATGCAGTTTTTCCTTTGGTATCCAAGTTTTTGTTGTATTCAAACTCGTGTTCTGCTCTAAATCCTGTATGGAGTATATCTTTTTTAGTTTCAGTTTAAGTTATTCTAGTTGTCAACATAGTTTACACTTATAGGTCTGGTTGTCACCAGCGGAGCAAAAGGTGATGGGAAGCTTCTATTATGGAATGCTTTGAGAGGTGAACTTGCTTCTGATCTAAATTCCAATCTGAGGTAAGCTGGATCCTTTCAATTCCACCATTTATTTTTTTTTCGAGGGGGACGGGGGGGCGAAAAGCCCCACCGTTTATGATTCCATTTCTCGAAGAGGCCAAGCAGCCGTTCAAAATGTACATGGGGAAAGAAcaacaggggggggggggggaagagaTACACATCAGGAACATCTCGAACTCATGTAAGATCGGAGGTAATCGACGTCTGCCCTGCCGGCGTGGGGAATACGCCATCTCCAAAGTGCAATGTCGGCACACGCACGTCGGATGGAGAGGCTCGGGGAGGTGGTGGTGCCGTTGAACACGAGGTCGTTGCGGGTTTTCCATATGGACCACATGACCGCAGCAACGCCGAAGTGCCAGGTAGACAGGGGCACATCAAGGGGGGCGGGAAGTTCCCAAATGGAGAACCGCCCGTCAGGAACGAGGACACCAAGACGAGCCCAAACGCGGCTGGCCGTGGTGCACTCGAAGAAAAGGTGGCGACCGGTCTCCACAGGCGGCGCAGGTCTCGGAGGGCGCGCAGCTCTTGTGGAAGAGGTTCGCCCTCGTGCTGAGGCGGTCGATGTCGGCGAGGTATGCGAAGATCTTCAGCTTGGAAGGGAGCCGGAGAGACCAAGCCACGCAGGAGGAGGCGTCAGGGGGGCGTGGAGGCGAGAGCATACGGTAGGCTTCGCGAGAGCGTAAACCGGCCCTCCGCGGGTTGTCGATGAAGCGAACGTCCGAACCATCCCCAAGGAGATGTCGGCCACCGTGCGCCGCACCTCGAGGAGCTCGCGGGCCGCAGCGAGTGGGAGAGGCGAGGCCGGAGGTCGATCCCTCCCTCAACCACCGTAGCCACCGTAGCATGGAGGCGAGTACAATGGGAGAAGATGGCGGAAAGCGGGAGGCCGTGGGGACCCGGCGCCCACTTGTCCAGCCAGAAGGACGTGGCACGGCCGTCCACCACCTCCACCCTAGTGATGGCGCGGTAGAGGGGGAGGCAGTGGTCGACAATCTTCTCGAGAAAGGAGGGGGATTTGGAGGATTCCCCCAAGTCACGACCTGTAGATGAAAAGAACCAGCTCTTCCAGGGGAGGGGGTTAGGTAGGTGGAGGTTATGAATAAAATTTAAAAGCAAACACCTGTTTTGCCGGTGGAGATCCTTAATGCCGAAGCCGCCCTCCTGCGTAGGCGACATTACCTTGTCCCACGCAACCAGGCAACGGGCACCCGAGCACGAGTCCTTCCCGGTCCAGAAGAAAGCACGGCGCCTCTTGTCGATCCTGTCAATAACCCCACGGGGAAGCAAGTACGAGCACATATAGTACGTAGCAAGATTATTCAGAACAGCGTTACACAAGACAAGCCTACCGCCAGCGGACAACAGGTTTGCGCGCCAACCAGAAAGACGACGGTCGAAGGAGAGGACAAGAGGAGCATAGGCAGAGGCAGGGAGCTTCGTTGGGGACAGGGGGGAGCCCAAGATATGGCTGGGGGAAAGTCGAGATGGGGCACCCAAGGGTGGCCGCCATGGTAGCCGCTTCCTCCGCAGAGACATGCATGGGGATGAAACAGGACTTGTCAAAGTTGATGGCGAGGCCCGTGGCGGCGGCGAAGTCCTCAAGGACGCGTTTTAGAGTAGCCGCCGCCGCAGGGGTAGCTTTGCAGAGGATGAGGGTATCGTCGGCGTATTGGAGCACGGGACAAGGGGTGTCGGGGGAGAGGGGGTGGGCGAGCCCACCTTGAGACCATGCCAAGCGAATGAGCCTTTGGAGGACGTCAGCAACGATAATAAAAAGGTACGGGGAGAGGGGGTCACCTTGACGCAGTTCATTACGACAAGGAATCCAATCCCCGGGAACTCCGTTTAGCAGCACAGCCGTGAGACCAGTGCGAAGGATCTTCTCCATCCAAGCGCACCAACGATCATCAAAGCCACGAGCGCGCAGGATGGTGAGGAGGCTGTCCCAGTTGACCGAGTCAAAGGCTTTGCGAAAATCTATCTTGAAAACCAGAGTGGCAGCTTTGCGGCTATGGCAACAGCGGAGAAGGTCAGCCGCGTAGACAATGTTCTCAGAGATGCGACGACCAGAAAGGAACCCGGTTTGATCCGCATCAACAAGCGTCTGGATGGCGGTCTGGAGCCTAGTTGTCAGGGCTTTAGTGATGCCTTTCATGACACAGTTCTGCAGCGAGATGGGGCGGAACTGGGAGGGGTGGTTTGCGGACTCCACCTTAGGAAGAAGGACGAGGAAAGCGCGGTTGATTCTAGAGAGGTCCATCGTACCATTGTAGAAGGAGTCAAAAAGGGCGAGAACGTCCGGTGCAACCGTCCCCCAGAAGGTTGAGAAAAAGGACGGGCCAAAACCGTCGGGCCCAGGGCTAGACGTTTTGTTCATGCCCAGGAAGGCATCTTTGATCTCCGTGGCGGAGAAGGGGCTACTGAGGTGGGcaggaaggggggggggggcaacacCATAGAGGGAACTGATGTTGAAGCGCCAAGTAACGGGGACAACTGTGCCTAGAAGATCCGCATAGAAACTCTTCAGGGTGGCAGCTTTGGCGAAGTGGTCAGTAATCTGAACACCGTTCACGAGGAGAGAGGGGATAGAGTTGCGACGCATCCGGCAGGTGGCAGAGGAGTGAAAAAATTTCGTATTTTCATCCCCTTCCAGCGCAAAACGGATTTTAGCTCTGGTCTTCCAATACAGGGCTTTCTCCCTGATAGAGAGATGAAGAGCGTCCATGGCGAGAGAGCGGAGAAGGTTTTCGGGAGGGGACAGGGGGCGCCTCTCTTCGAGCACATCGAGCAGGTTGACCAGCAGGCGACAGTCGATTTCTCGCTGAGAAGAGGGGGAGATGCGCCGCGCCCACGTCTTGCACTTGGTTCTGCACAAATGAAGGCGGGCCACCACCCTGGCAGTAACATCGTTTCTGTAGGTAGAGTTCCAGGCCGAGGGGATGATCTGGTGAAACCGAGCGTGCAGACCCCAGGAAGGCTCGTAGCGGAAAAAGCCTCCTTTAGGTATGGAAGAGGAGATTTTTGCCATGAGGGGAACGTGGTCGGAGGTGTCCCTGTTAGCAGAGGTAAGACTAGAGGCCGGAAAGGAGTCGTGCCAGGACTGGTTGATGAAAACCCTGTCGAGGCGGATAAGAGTGGGAGAGGCTCGGCCGTTAGACCAAGTGAATTGGCGGTCCCGGAGGGGGAGCTCAAAAAGCGCCAGGTCGTTGATGGTATCGTTGAAGAGGTCGGCGTCGGCAGAAGAGAAGTTGGCATTATTCCTATCCGTAGGGTCACGAGTGAGGTTAAAATCACCAGCGATGAGCCAAGGCGTATCTTCACCAGGATCATGGGCCCCAAGACCATGAAGGAAGGTGATCTTCCCGGCACGGTCACAGGGAGCGTAGACGTTGGTGACTCGGAGAGGGGAGCCGTTGCAAGTGAGGGCCAGGTCAACGGAGAGAGCGTGTCTAGAAGCAGCCTGAGCCCGGGATCGGTGAAAAGGTTTGGGTCCCACGCAGAGACAAGACCGCCGGAGGCCCCAGCAGAGTCGACACTGTCGAAGGCGCGCAGAGGGAGGGGGAGGAAAGAGCAGGCTTTTGCCAACGAGATGGCTCCGAGTTTAGATTCCTGGAGACAGACAAAATTAGGTTTGGTAGACAGGAGCGAAGCACGTACAATGTCACACTTATCCGAATCACCCAGGCCGCGAATGTTCCAGGAACCAACAACAAAGTTAAAGGAACCATTCATTGATAACTCTTGGGGGCACCATGGCATTACAGAAAAGCACGAGCTGCTGAGTTTTACGGCGGCTTAAGGCCAGAGGAACGGGGGTTACATGGGGAGAAAAAACAACAGACAAAGAGGGCACAGCTAGGCATCTGAACGGGTCGATCCTAGGACAACAGCAGCGAAAAGCTCTAACAGAGCGAGGATGCACCAGCACGGGGCGAGCCTTGGCGCTGGCGGGGCAGGGTCCGTCCCATGCCCACGAAGCGGCGCAAGAGGGCCGCTCAATCATGCAGACGAGGAGGGCACCGGGTCAGCGTCCACGATGGCGTCGGGGTCGACACCGCACGCGGCCGCCAGGGCTCTGAGGCGAGGGAGGGGGATGGGGCCAGGGTCGGAGGCCCCACCAAAACCGGCGTCCGCAGCAGCCGCCAGGAAGCGTGGCGATCCGCCGTCGAGGTTGAAGCGTGAGGCTTTTGCGGCTTTTGCCTTGGACAGCATGGAGATGAACTGGGGAGGCTCCTTGGCCGCAAGGCGAGAGCTGCGCCTAGCTTTGaaagcggagtccaccgcccgctTGCGGCGGACGCGCTGCTTCCTCGCGGCGTCCTCATGCTCAACCTCGCCGGCGCCTGGGAGGATCTCCGTCGAGTGAGCGGCTTCAAGGACAGGGGATGCGAGCGTAGCGGGAGGAAGGTTAGCTTCATCCGGGCTATCGTCGGAGTCGTTGGAAGGAACCAGGGGAGTTGCGGGCACCCGAAGCGTATCATACCACTGCAGCATAAGGGGGGCAGGGGTTGGACAGCGAACAGAGGAAAAAAAGGACAAGGAGGATGAGGGCGAGGGGGGGAACCTGCTCAGAGCTCATGCCACTCTCTGGGAACTGTGTTGCAAGGCGACGGGCCAGGATCTGGTCCCACAGTTCCGTAGGAGGGGTTGTTGGCGGGGCAGGCAGCGGGCAGCCACTGTCGGTGGGCAGGCCGTCGAGGTTGTCCAGTGCTGCGGCGCGCTGCAGAGCATCCAGCCGACGGGCGACAATCCGCCCCCAGAGGTTGAGCACGGAGGACTGCGGCGGAGGCGCAAGGGAGGAGGGAGGCGAG contains:
- the LOC124704679 gene encoding uncharacterized protein LOC124704679: MPEPQAILPLRALPPDAPLPFPPPFHQQSPAAAPSAAPTTALVPATPTNPTPPPPLPLTLAAPPASTRPPHPWEIAARAWLESFPDGRPPTEPEVDAYIDAHRPDLPSLPRSQLHQRLLALRGDQVLDPDQSAFPYRFQRTDLWKPVYQWLETLEMETLVESKQISDWLAANPQVMNRLVEKHSKYHLIHYSQRMHLKLLKKRGKLPKTLQLSAARATFQRSSVPVTPPESAMTLPLSLPPVTGGFPGGSATISPGVSAGRSPVEGAGKSPGGTATIRDKDMSLSKKKEALLKYELLTDLQNQLTSVLLKQCRTVAIKDTDSLYMDIQKSETGICIQEGTTIASTSNLADVPNIYVNEQQNSGGAIESEFGQKRKRNPIIVTPAWCFSEAAPGTLEHEQNSSSHSDGARSFNMWKGHASPSFLHRSIKKNLLYCLEGREIGSNWSQACSNGGYVGRNCERWTPFLEGWNSPAVQFEGPAVQAVRKSYLSWHPTSFAYTSSAPSAQPHDRQGVRKVLDVKFHPEGLPQLVSCSNEAPNELLLFNLLSGRAIQLRGHNTKIQATSFAVKGASVVSCGSNLLKVWDCITGSCLYTLGGDDQNSVGHTQNINAMAVNKWQSCLVVTSGAKGDGKLLLWNALRGELASDLNSNLRSQDMVYPSIDTMEFCSENLLACGSDCDYGGSAVVQLWDLESPESYLSFSASDSYITSLKINPAGNTIITGSGDGTIGLFDIRACSAINHLSVGSGSEVTSVSFSNCGTYFAASSTSNNTLVWDTRLVPVSHTRDVSRSKDMRFFRPLHCLSHGKQMPTAEYTSQLPGHVDEGDQGVNAAQWLHNQPVLVTASGDGSIGMWDVTLGQPCVRHIITHNRCANAVAVAPNDEYISTGGSDQKVVLYHDKNGRADLNWRLAYPLLGNE